A genomic region of Pelodiscus sinensis isolate JC-2024 chromosome 17, ASM4963464v1, whole genome shotgun sequence contains the following coding sequences:
- the ARSI gene encoding arylsulfatase I isoform X2 produces MLDRLAAEGVKLENYYIQPICTPSRSQLITGRYQIHTGLQHSIIRPRQPNCLPLDQVTLPQKLQEAGYSTHMVGKWHLGFYKKECLPTRRGFDTFLGSLTGNVDYYTYDNCDGPGVCGYDLHEGENVAWDQSGKYSTLLYAQRVSKILATHNPKEPIFIYVAFQAVHTPLQSPKEYIYRYRSMGNVARRKYAAMVTCMDEAVRNITWALKKYGYYDNSVVVFSTDNGGQTFSGGSNWPLRGRKGTYWEGGVRGIGFVHSPLLKRKRRTSRALVHITDWYPTLVALAGGNVSEAEGLDGYNVWPAISEGKESPRTEILHNIDPLYNHAKHGSLEGGFGIWNTAVQASIRVREWKLLTGDPGYSDWIPPQMLTNFPGNWWNLERLTDSVRKSVWLFNITADPYERDDLSEQRPDVVRALLKRLVYYNRTAIPVRYPAENPRAHPDLNGGAWGPWASEEDAEDWEGGGGLLKNKNKKKKCKICKLRSFFRKLNTRLMSNRI; encoded by the exons ATGCTAGACAGGCTCGCAGCCGAAGGGGTTAAGCTGGAGAATTATTACATCCAGCCCATCTGTACCCCATCCAGGAGCCAACTTATAACGGGCAG GTACCAAATCCACACCGGCCTGCAGCACTCTATCATCCGGCCCCGGCAGCCCAACTGCTTGCCCCTGGATCAGGTCACCTTGCCCCAAAAGCTGCAGGAAGCCGGCTACTCGACACACATGGTGGGCAAGTGGCACCTTGGCTTCTACAAAAAGGAATGCCTGCCCACCAGGCGAGGCTTCGACACCTTTCTGGGCTCCCTGACCGGCAACGTGGATTACTACACCTACGACAACTGCGATGGTCCTGGCGTCTGTGGCTACGACCTGCACGAAGGGGAGAACGTAGCGTGGGACCAGAGTGGGAAGTATTCCACCCTCCTCTACGCCCAGCGTGTCAGCAAGATCCTGGCCACCCATAACCCCAAGGAGCCCATCTTTATCTACGTGGCGTTCCAAGCTGTGCACACACCCTTGCAGTCCCCCAAGGAGTACATCTACCGCTACCGCTCCATGGGTAACGTGGCACGACGCAAATACGCCGCCATGGTGACGTGCATGGACGAGGCCGTGCGGAACATCACCTGGGCGCTCAAGAAATATGGCTACTATGACAACAGTGTGGTCGTGTTCTCCACGGACAACGGCGGGCAGACTTTTTCGGGGGGGAGCAACTGGCCTCTGCGGGGCCGCAAAGGGACCTACTGGGAAGGTGGGGTCCGGGGCATCGGCTTTGTGCACAGCCCCCTCCTCAAACGCAAGCGCAGGACCAGCCGGGCATTGGTCCACATAACAGATTGGTACCCCACActggtggccctggctgggggcaacGTATCAGAAGCCGAGGGCCTGGACGGGTACAACGTGTGGCCGGCCATCAGTGAGGGCAAAGAGTCCCCACGCACTGAAATCCTACACAACATCGACCCCCTCTACAACCACGCCAAGCATGGCTCCTTGGAGGGTGGCTTCGGCATCTGGAACACAGCTGTGCAGGCCTCCATACGGGTGAGGGAATGGAAGCTTCTGACCGGTGACCCTGGCTACAGCGACTGGATCCCGCCTCAGATGCTCACCAACTTCCCCGGCAACTGGTGGAACCTGGAGCGGCTGACGGACAGCGTGCGCAAGTCCGTCTGGCTCTTCAACATCACGGCCGACCCCTACGAGCGCGACGACCTTTCGGAACAGCGCCCAGACGTGGTAAGGGCTCTCTTGAAGAGGCTGGTCTACTACAACCGGACGGCGATCCCCGTTCGGTACCCGGCCGAGAACCCCCGGGCCCACCCGGACTTGAACGGTGGTGCCTGGGGGCCGTGGGCCAGCGAGGAGGACGCGGAGGATTGGGAGGGAGGTGGCGGGCTGCTGAAAAATAAGAACAAGAAGAAGAAGTGCAAGATCTGCAAGCTGCGCTCCTTTTTCCGGAAGCTGAACACCAGGCTGATGTCAAATCGCATCTGA
- the ARSI gene encoding arylsulfatase I isoform X1: protein MAVYALTGFSLVSLLSFGYLSWDWMKPSLVTDVSMEKSLPSSFSRSPHIIFILTDDQGYHDIGYHGSDIQTPMLDRLAAEGVKLENYYIQPICTPSRSQLITGRYQIHTGLQHSIIRPRQPNCLPLDQVTLPQKLQEAGYSTHMVGKWHLGFYKKECLPTRRGFDTFLGSLTGNVDYYTYDNCDGPGVCGYDLHEGENVAWDQSGKYSTLLYAQRVSKILATHNPKEPIFIYVAFQAVHTPLQSPKEYIYRYRSMGNVARRKYAAMVTCMDEAVRNITWALKKYGYYDNSVVVFSTDNGGQTFSGGSNWPLRGRKGTYWEGGVRGIGFVHSPLLKRKRRTSRALVHITDWYPTLVALAGGNVSEAEGLDGYNVWPAISEGKESPRTEILHNIDPLYNHAKHGSLEGGFGIWNTAVQASIRVREWKLLTGDPGYSDWIPPQMLTNFPGNWWNLERLTDSVRKSVWLFNITADPYERDDLSEQRPDVVRALLKRLVYYNRTAIPVRYPAENPRAHPDLNGGAWGPWASEEDAEDWEGGGGLLKNKNKKKKCKICKLRSFFRKLNTRLMSNRI from the exons ATGGCTGTTTATGCCCTCACAGGTTTCTCACTGGTCAGCCTACTTAGTTTTGGCTACTTGTCCTGGGATTGGATGAAGCCCAGTTTGGTGACAGATGTTTCCATGGAGAAATCGCTCCCTTCTTCCTTCTCCAGATCACCTCACATCATCTTCATTCTGACTGATGACCAGGGGTACCATGACATCGGGTACCATGGCTCAGACATACAGACACCAATGCTAGACAGGCTCGCAGCCGAAGGGGTTAAGCTGGAGAATTATTACATCCAGCCCATCTGTACCCCATCCAGGAGCCAACTTATAACGGGCAG GTACCAAATCCACACCGGCCTGCAGCACTCTATCATCCGGCCCCGGCAGCCCAACTGCTTGCCCCTGGATCAGGTCACCTTGCCCCAAAAGCTGCAGGAAGCCGGCTACTCGACACACATGGTGGGCAAGTGGCACCTTGGCTTCTACAAAAAGGAATGCCTGCCCACCAGGCGAGGCTTCGACACCTTTCTGGGCTCCCTGACCGGCAACGTGGATTACTACACCTACGACAACTGCGATGGTCCTGGCGTCTGTGGCTACGACCTGCACGAAGGGGAGAACGTAGCGTGGGACCAGAGTGGGAAGTATTCCACCCTCCTCTACGCCCAGCGTGTCAGCAAGATCCTGGCCACCCATAACCCCAAGGAGCCCATCTTTATCTACGTGGCGTTCCAAGCTGTGCACACACCCTTGCAGTCCCCCAAGGAGTACATCTACCGCTACCGCTCCATGGGTAACGTGGCACGACGCAAATACGCCGCCATGGTGACGTGCATGGACGAGGCCGTGCGGAACATCACCTGGGCGCTCAAGAAATATGGCTACTATGACAACAGTGTGGTCGTGTTCTCCACGGACAACGGCGGGCAGACTTTTTCGGGGGGGAGCAACTGGCCTCTGCGGGGCCGCAAAGGGACCTACTGGGAAGGTGGGGTCCGGGGCATCGGCTTTGTGCACAGCCCCCTCCTCAAACGCAAGCGCAGGACCAGCCGGGCATTGGTCCACATAACAGATTGGTACCCCACActggtggccctggctgggggcaacGTATCAGAAGCCGAGGGCCTGGACGGGTACAACGTGTGGCCGGCCATCAGTGAGGGCAAAGAGTCCCCACGCACTGAAATCCTACACAACATCGACCCCCTCTACAACCACGCCAAGCATGGCTCCTTGGAGGGTGGCTTCGGCATCTGGAACACAGCTGTGCAGGCCTCCATACGGGTGAGGGAATGGAAGCTTCTGACCGGTGACCCTGGCTACAGCGACTGGATCCCGCCTCAGATGCTCACCAACTTCCCCGGCAACTGGTGGAACCTGGAGCGGCTGACGGACAGCGTGCGCAAGTCCGTCTGGCTCTTCAACATCACGGCCGACCCCTACGAGCGCGACGACCTTTCGGAACAGCGCCCAGACGTGGTAAGGGCTCTCTTGAAGAGGCTGGTCTACTACAACCGGACGGCGATCCCCGTTCGGTACCCGGCCGAGAACCCCCGGGCCCACCCGGACTTGAACGGTGGTGCCTGGGGGCCGTGGGCCAGCGAGGAGGACGCGGAGGATTGGGAGGGAGGTGGCGGGCTGCTGAAAAATAAGAACAAGAAGAAGAAGTGCAAGATCTGCAAGCTGCGCTCCTTTTTCCGGAAGCTGAACACCAGGCTGATGTCAAATCGCATCTGA